From a region of the Paenibacillus sp. FSL R10-2734 genome:
- a CDS encoding DUF5060 domain-containing protein, with the protein MQTTAIDSFEIEKWSVFEIHLKGPATGNPYWDVEITVEFRHIAGKTVNVSGFYNGEGNYLIRFMPDQVGQWHYRTASNCEELVGSEGSFQCVMPSGNNHGPVRVRNDYHFEYADGKPYIPVGTTSYGWAHQQQGLVEQTLQSLAEGPFNKVRMCVLPHYSKFSSEHIPCFPFAGSPTESWDFHRFNPAYFQMIEKNIIALLELGIEADIILLHPYNKQWGFDRMPAEVDDAYVKYVMNRLGAYRNVWWSLANEFDFMAEKTMEDWHRIGQLIQENDPYGRLCSNHNGFVMYEHWRPWITHACVQDGLAVSIPGRAVVLRNVYRKPIIYDEVCYEGNLQFGWGKLSAEELVARFWRGLVEGTYVGHGEVLRPAGEAVDQVWTGIGGTLRGRSMDRLAFMRQIVEQGPKEGLNPIDEWFQVGIAGEQGSYYLMYFGENQPDHWVFEIPGKDLEILEGTKFVVDIIDTWNMEIERHHEVFETVRHGEYTYRDIYNRRIRLSGKPYIALRIAAVKQDALAEVNTKN; encoded by the coding sequence ATGCAAACAACAGCGATTGATTCATTCGAAATAGAAAAATGGTCAGTATTCGAGATCCATCTGAAGGGGCCAGCAACAGGAAATCCCTATTGGGATGTGGAGATTACTGTTGAATTCAGGCATATCGCAGGAAAAACCGTGAATGTATCGGGTTTTTATAACGGCGAGGGTAATTATCTAATTCGATTTATGCCGGATCAAGTAGGACAATGGCATTATCGGACCGCTTCAAATTGTGAGGAGCTTGTTGGAAGCGAAGGAAGCTTTCAATGTGTTATGCCCTCCGGTAATAATCACGGTCCGGTGAGGGTACGAAATGATTACCATTTCGAATACGCTGATGGCAAGCCATATATCCCTGTTGGAACAACCTCTTATGGTTGGGCACATCAACAGCAGGGACTGGTGGAACAGACATTACAAAGTTTAGCTGAGGGCCCATTCAACAAAGTCAGAATGTGCGTGCTTCCACATTACAGCAAATTCAGCTCTGAACATATTCCATGCTTTCCGTTTGCAGGTAGTCCGACAGAATCTTGGGATTTCCATAGGTTTAATCCTGCTTATTTTCAAATGATTGAGAAGAATATCATCGCACTGCTGGAATTAGGCATCGAAGCGGATATCATCCTGCTTCATCCTTACAATAAACAATGGGGCTTTGATCGGATGCCGGCAGAGGTGGACGACGCTTATGTGAAATACGTGATGAACAGGCTAGGTGCATATCGTAATGTATGGTGGTCACTGGCCAATGAATTTGATTTTATGGCAGAGAAGACGATGGAGGATTGGCACAGAATCGGGCAGCTGATTCAAGAGAATGATCCCTATGGCCGACTATGTTCCAACCACAATGGATTTGTGATGTATGAACATTGGAGACCATGGATTACTCATGCTTGTGTCCAAGATGGACTCGCTGTTTCGATTCCCGGGAGAGCTGTTGTCTTGCGCAACGTATATCGTAAACCGATTATCTACGATGAGGTTTGCTATGAGGGCAATCTACAATTTGGCTGGGGTAAGTTATCTGCGGAGGAATTAGTAGCCCGGTTCTGGCGTGGCTTGGTCGAGGGTACCTATGTCGGGCATGGTGAGGTTCTAAGACCCGCAGGAGAAGCTGTTGATCAAGTCTGGACGGGGATTGGAGGTACACTTCGAGGACGTAGCATGGACCGACTAGCTTTTATGCGACAAATTGTAGAACAAGGTCCTAAGGAAGGGTTAAACCCCATTGATGAGTGGTTTCAGGTTGGGATTGCTGGAGAACAAGGCAGCTATTATCTGATGTATTTCGGAGAGAATCAACCTGACCACTGGGTGTTTGAAATTCCGGGAAAAGACCTTGAAATTCTAGAGGGCACTAAATTTGTAGTAGACATTATAGATACATGGAATATGGAAATTGAAAGACATCATGAAGTATTCGAGACCGTACGTCATGGTGAATACACGTATCGGGATATCTATAATCGCCGGATCAGGTTATCTGGCAAGCCTTATATCGCGTTAAGAATTGCAGCTGTGAAGCAAGATGCTTTGGCGGAAGTCAATACGAAGAATTAA